A window of Polaromonas hydrogenivorans contains these coding sequences:
- a CDS encoding lysophospholipid acyltransferase family protein produces MDNKSNALLNKQASVAADGRALHETVRLCLGYLGLGLICLTVSVVALPMRMALPRVLSKRWGRQLVGATFRVYLRFLSVMGACRFDLTALDSLQGAPAMIIAPNHPSLLDALMILSRLPGAVCIMKADIVNSPFFGAGSRLVGYIRNTPLRTMVQLSMADLHQGSHLLLFPEGTRTSRFPVGAMQGTTGLIAKHAGVAVQTVFIETDSGFLGKGWSVWRTPKMPITYRIRLGKRFDPPQNTALFVSELEQYFQAELAHAQLPDFPVSAAS; encoded by the coding sequence ATGGATAACAAGTCGAATGCTTTACTGAACAAGCAGGCCAGCGTGGCTGCCGATGGCAGAGCCCTGCATGAAACCGTCAGGCTCTGCCTGGGCTACCTCGGCCTGGGGCTGATTTGCCTCACGGTGTCGGTCGTGGCGCTTCCGATGCGCATGGCGCTGCCGAGGGTGCTGAGCAAACGGTGGGGCCGCCAGTTGGTCGGCGCGACATTTCGCGTCTATCTGCGTTTTTTAAGCGTCATGGGCGCCTGCCGCTTCGACTTGACGGCACTCGACAGCCTGCAGGGCGCCCCGGCCATGATCATCGCGCCCAACCATCCGTCATTGCTCGATGCCCTCATGATCCTGTCGCGTCTTCCGGGCGCGGTCTGCATCATGAAGGCCGATATCGTGAACAGCCCTTTTTTTGGTGCCGGCTCCCGGCTGGTCGGCTACATACGCAACACGCCGCTTCGCACCATGGTGCAATTGTCCATGGCCGATTTGCACCAGGGCAGCCATCTGCTGCTGTTTCCCGAAGGTACGCGCACCAGCCGGTTTCCCGTGGGTGCCATGCAGGGCACGACGGGGCTGATTGCCAAGCATGCGGGCGTTGCGGTGCAGACGGTTTTCATTGAAACCGATTCGGGTTTTCTGGGCAAGGGTTGGTCCGTGTGGCGGACACCCAAAATGCCGATTACTTACCGCATCCGGCTTGGCAAGCGCTTTGATCCACCGCAGAACACGGCGCTTTTTGTCAGCGAGCTGGAGCAGTATTTCCAGGCCGAGCTGGCGCACGCGCAACTGCCGGACTTTCCCGTGTCAGCGGCGTCTTGA
- a CDS encoding polysaccharide deacetylase family protein — protein MLDARWQPGILLRASGALHVLAVAAIILEPGQWRWALGAVVVNHLLMAAIGLWPRSHWLGPNWTRLPAAATARNEIALTIDDGPDPVVTPLVLDVLERYGARATFFCIGEKAVRYPELCLEIIRRGHAIENHSQHHRHHFSLTGPRGMRREIQAAQDTLTRVCGQRPLFFRAPAGLRNPFLDPVLHQLGLTLASWSARGFDTRVKDAERVKNKLLPGLRAGAILLLHDGNAARTASGTPVILDVLPALLERAAAARLRTVTLRQAVS, from the coding sequence ATGCTTGATGCACGCTGGCAACCGGGAATCTTGCTGCGCGCCTCTGGCGCCCTGCATGTGCTCGCCGTGGCCGCCATCATCCTGGAGCCCGGACAGTGGCGCTGGGCGCTGGGGGCCGTGGTCGTCAATCACCTGCTGATGGCGGCCATCGGCCTGTGGCCGCGCAGCCACTGGCTGGGTCCGAACTGGACCCGGCTGCCGGCCGCCGCGACGGCCAGGAATGAAATCGCCCTGACCATCGACGATGGCCCCGATCCCGTCGTCACCCCGCTGGTGCTGGATGTTCTGGAACGGTATGGCGCCCGTGCGACATTTTTTTGCATCGGCGAAAAAGCCGTGCGTTATCCGGAGCTATGCCTGGAGATCATCCGTCGCGGCCATGCCATTGAAAACCACAGCCAGCACCATCGCCATCATTTTTCCCTGACGGGCCCGCGTGGCATGCGGCGTGAAATACAGGCGGCCCAGGACACGCTGACCCGTGTTTGCGGCCAGCGTCCGCTGTTTTTTCGGGCGCCGGCCGGCTTGCGCAACCCTTTCCTCGACCCGGTGCTGCATCAACTGGGGCTGACCCTGGCCAGCTGGTCGGCGCGCGGTTTCGACACCCGGGTCAAGGATGCCGAACGCGTCAAAAACAAGTTATTGCCGGGCTTGCGGGCCGGCGCCATCCTGCTGCTGCATGATGGCAATGCGGCACGTACCGCCAGCGGCACCCCGGTGATTCTCGACGTGCTGCCGGCCCTGCTGGAGCGCGCCGCAGCGGCCCGGCTGCGCACGGTGACCTTGCGCCAGGCCGTCTCTTGA
- a CDS encoding beta-ketoacyl synthase chain length factor produces MLKTNQMTQHFATSAPTLTVFVEGIGLLGPGLSGWNQSRAQLQGSMPYQTARSILPLPMALPPAERRRAGAVVRVSLAIGQEAVTASGLQASLLPSVFSSSSGDAINCHEICSALASSDRLISPTRFHNSVHNASSGYWSISSASMASSSVLCAHDASFSAGLLEAMTQVAVEQTAVLLIAYDTDYPEPLRSVRPLPDTFGIALVLAPRGSERSLARWSLAPATCFSSTAADGLADAALEQLRKSIPAARGLPLLRSVALQGQGEVVLDYLENLQLAVQVAPCR; encoded by the coding sequence ATGCTCAAGACAAACCAGATGACGCAGCACTTCGCAACTTCCGCACCCACTCTCACCGTCTTTGTCGAAGGCATTGGCCTGCTGGGTCCCGGCCTGTCCGGCTGGAACCAGAGCCGCGCGCAGCTTCAGGGAAGCATGCCCTACCAAACCGCACGAAGCATCTTGCCGCTGCCCATGGCGCTTCCTCCGGCCGAGCGCCGCCGCGCTGGCGCCGTGGTCAGGGTCTCGCTGGCCATCGGCCAGGAAGCGGTGACCGCATCCGGCCTGCAGGCCAGCCTGCTGCCTTCGGTGTTTTCATCATCCAGCGGCGACGCCATCAATTGCCATGAAATCTGCAGTGCGCTGGCCTCCAGCGACCGGCTGATATCGCCGACCCGTTTTCACAACTCGGTGCATAACGCCTCGTCAGGCTACTGGAGCATTTCAAGCGCTTCCATGGCCTCCTCGTCGGTGCTCTGCGCGCATGACGCCAGCTTTTCGGCCGGCCTGCTCGAAGCGATGACACAAGTCGCGGTGGAACAGACGGCGGTGCTGCTTATCGCTTACGACACCGATTACCCCGAGCCGCTGCGCAGCGTGCGGCCCCTGCCGGACACCTTTGGTATCGCTCTGGTGCTGGCCCCCCGGGGCAGCGAACGCAGCCTGGCCCGCTGGAGCCTGGCGCCAGCCACCTGCTTTAGCAGTACGGCGGCAGACGGCCTGGCCGATGCGGCCCTCGAACAATTGCGTAAAAGCATTCCGGCCGCACGCGGCTTGCCGCTGCTGCGCAGTGTTGCGCTGCAAGGCCAGGGCGAGGTCGTGCTGGACTACCTCGAAAACCTGCAACTGGCCGTGCAGGTGGCGCCATGCCGCTAA
- a CDS encoding phosphatase PAP2 family protein produces MTTRPASRAPWYRQAAEVIPRHFYVKSIGTTLFISLFFGAYFYLLKHPAYPITVMPRTWLDSLIGFEPMALPVYLSLWVYVSLPPALLATRQELYGYGMAMGLTCLAGLAIFYVWPTAAPAADIDWSRYPQMHFLKNMDASGNACPSLHVATAFFSAVWLHHLLRRLGSPWWLLLINGAWCTAIVYSTLATRQHVAVDIEAGLLLGGLAAWLSLRYRVRTKGAAQADLPVAPEPALHLLK; encoded by the coding sequence TTGACGACCCGCCCGGCAAGCCGCGCCCCGTGGTATCGGCAGGCTGCCGAGGTCATCCCCCGGCATTTTTATGTAAAAAGCATCGGCACGACGCTGTTCATCAGCCTGTTTTTCGGCGCCTATTTCTACCTGCTCAAGCACCCCGCCTATCCCATCACGGTGATGCCCAGAACCTGGCTGGACAGCCTGATCGGCTTTGAGCCGATGGCCCTGCCGGTGTACCTGTCGCTGTGGGTCTATGTGTCGCTACCGCCCGCATTGCTGGCCACGCGGCAAGAACTCTACGGCTACGGCATGGCGATGGGATTGACCTGTCTGGCGGGGCTGGCCATTTTCTATGTCTGGCCCACGGCCGCACCGGCCGCTGACATCGACTGGAGCCGCTACCCGCAGATGCATTTCCTGAAAAACATGGATGCCTCGGGCAATGCCTGCCCGTCCCTGCATGTGGCCACCGCCTTTTTCTCGGCTGTCTGGCTGCACCACCTGCTGCGCCGCCTGGGCAGCCCGTGGTGGCTGCTGCTGATCAACGGCGCCTGGTGTACCGCCATCGTCTATTCCACATTGGCCACGCGCCAGCATGTGGCCGTGGACATCGAAGCCGGCCTGCTGCTTGGCGGGCTCGCGGCCTGGCTGTCGTTGCGCTACCGCGTGCGCACCAAAGGCGCGGCTCAAGCGGACTTGCCCGTTGCGCCAGAGCCAGCCCTGCATTTGCTAAAGTAG
- a CDS encoding hotdog family protein, with amino-acid sequence MLEHDDIARRIPHQASMCLLDRVTSWDTGQISCEASSHLSPDNPLRSHGRLGAACGIEYAAQAMAVHGALIAEASAGEAQHGPQIGYLASVRSVMLHVERLDDLDMALLIRAERMSGDDSTILYSFTVHGGPVLLLSGRTVVVLNAANLALPGRSNQPALPLPVHPL; translated from the coding sequence ATGCTGGAGCACGACGATATTGCGCGACGCATCCCCCATCAGGCAAGCATGTGCCTGCTCGACCGCGTGACCAGCTGGGACACGGGCCAGATCAGCTGCGAGGCCAGCAGCCACCTTTCGCCCGACAATCCCTTGCGCTCGCACGGACGCCTGGGCGCCGCATGCGGCATTGAATACGCCGCGCAGGCCATGGCGGTGCATGGCGCGCTGATCGCCGAAGCCAGCGCCGGCGAGGCACAGCATGGCCCGCAGATCGGCTACCTGGCCAGCGTGCGAAGCGTGATGCTGCACGTCGAAAGGCTCGATGACCTGGACATGGCGCTACTCATCCGTGCCGAACGCATGAGCGGCGACGACAGCACGATTCTTTACAGCTTCACGGTTCATGGCGGGCCGGTGCTGCTGCTTTCGGGGCGCACCGTGGTCGTGCTCAATGCCGCGAACCTGGCGCTGCCGGGCCGCTCAAACCAGCCAGCCTTGCCACTTCCGGTTCACCCCTTATGA
- a CDS encoding beta-ketoacyl-[acyl-carrier-protein] synthase family protein, with the protein MSPLWLSHYTATSGLGIGLQPSLAALRQQRGGLLPCTFDTVDLPTFTAEIPGVDGVQLPAPLARFDCRNNRLALLGLRQDGFSEAVAAAAHKYGAQRIGVFIGTSTSGILQTELAYRRLDPASGAFPADFVYASTHNTFSVADFTRHYFGLSGPAAVVSSACSSSAKVFASARRMLAAGLIDAAVVGGVDSLCLTTLYGFNSLGLISTRPCRPFDAGRDGISIGEAAAFALLERLPESLDKNAVLLLGVGESSDAHHMSSPHPDGLGARMAMQAALKMAGLGPDDIDYINLHGTATPSNDAAEAKAVSALFGASTPCSSTKGATGHTLGAAGGLEAVVCALALRHGFLPGGLNTQQLDPALHLNYLLENREQPVSRVLSNSFGFGGTNCSLVFGRAG; encoded by the coding sequence CTGTCCCCTCTCTGGCTCTCCCATTACACCGCGACCAGCGGCCTCGGCATCGGCCTGCAACCGTCGCTGGCGGCGCTGCGCCAGCAGCGTGGCGGCTTGCTGCCATGCACCTTCGACACGGTGGACCTGCCGACGTTTACCGCTGAAATCCCAGGCGTTGATGGGGTGCAGCTTCCCGCGCCGCTGGCCCGATTCGATTGCCGCAACAACCGGCTGGCCCTGCTCGGCTTGCGGCAGGACGGTTTTTCCGAAGCCGTGGCGGCCGCCGCCCACAAATATGGCGCCCAACGCATCGGCGTATTCATCGGCACCAGCACCTCCGGCATTCTTCAAACCGAACTGGCTTACCGCCGGCTGGACCCGGCCAGCGGTGCATTTCCGGCTGATTTTGTTTACGCCAGCACGCACAACACCTTCTCGGTCGCCGATTTCACGCGTCATTATTTTGGCTTGAGCGGACCGGCTGCCGTGGTGTCATCGGCCTGCTCTTCCAGCGCCAAGGTGTTTGCCTCGGCACGCCGCATGCTGGCGGCAGGACTGATCGATGCGGCCGTGGTGGGCGGGGTCGATTCGCTGTGCCTGACCACGCTGTATGGTTTTAATTCCCTGGGCCTGATTTCCACGCGGCCCTGCCGTCCGTTCGACGCCGGCCGCGATGGCATTTCCATCGGCGAAGCCGCCGCTTTTGCCCTGCTGGAGCGGCTGCCGGAGTCACTCGATAAAAATGCCGTGCTGCTGCTGGGAGTGGGCGAATCCAGCGATGCGCACCACATGTCCTCGCCCCATCCCGACGGCCTGGGCGCGCGCATGGCGATGCAGGCTGCGCTCAAGATGGCCGGCCTCGGCCCGGACGATATTGATTACATCAACCTGCATGGCACCGCCACGCCCAGCAATGATGCGGCCGAGGCCAAGGCCGTCAGCGCGCTGTTCGGCGCCAGCACGCCCTGCAGTTCGACCAAAGGCGCCACCGGCCACACGCTGGGCGCGGCGGGCGGACTGGAAGCGGTGGTCTGCGCGCTGGCGCTGCGGCACGGTTTTCTGCCGGGCGGCCTGAACACGCAGCAGCTTGATCCGGCGCTGCACCTCAACTACCTGCTCGAAAACCGCGAGCAGCCTGTCAGCCGCGTGCTGAGCAATTCCTTCGGTTTCGGCGGCACCAATTGCAGCCTGGTTTTCGGCCGCGCCGGTTAA
- the fabG gene encoding 3-oxoacyl-ACP reductase FabG → MNQTSPRKRALVTGGSGGIGSAICRQLAADGFHVIVHANRSLEAAQTLVAQIRAAGGHAQARAFDVTDAAATAAALELLLADGPIQVVVNNAGIHDDAVFPGMQLRQWQQVIDVSLNGFFHVTQPLMMPMIRTRWGRIITITSVAAVAGNRGQVNYSAAKGALHSATKSLALEVASRGITVNAVAPGIIATPMSRGSFDPAAIAQLVPMKRPGRPEEVADLVSFLASEKSAYISGQVISINGGMI, encoded by the coding sequence ATGAATCAAACCAGCCCTCGCAAGCGTGCCCTGGTCACCGGCGGCAGTGGCGGCATCGGCTCGGCCATCTGCCGGCAACTGGCCGCCGACGGCTTTCACGTCATCGTGCATGCCAACCGCAGCCTGGAAGCTGCCCAGACCCTGGTCGCTCAAATCCGGGCCGCTGGCGGCCATGCGCAGGCACGGGCCTTCGACGTGACCGATGCAGCGGCCACTGCCGCCGCGCTGGAGTTGCTGCTGGCGGACGGCCCAATCCAGGTGGTGGTGAACAATGCCGGCATTCACGATGACGCGGTTTTTCCAGGCATGCAGCTCAGGCAATGGCAGCAGGTGATTGACGTGTCGTTGAATGGCTTTTTTCATGTCACCCAGCCCTTGATGATGCCCATGATCCGCACCCGCTGGGGCCGCATCATCACCATCACGTCGGTGGCTGCCGTGGCCGGCAACCGGGGCCAGGTGAACTATTCGGCCGCCAAGGGCGCGCTGCATTCGGCCACCAAGTCGCTGGCGCTGGAAGTGGCCAGCCGAGGCATCACCGTCAACGCCGTGGCGCCCGGCATCATTGCCACGCCGATGAGCCGGGGCAGCTTTGATCCAGCCGCCATTGCTCAACTGGTGCCGATGAAGCGCCCTGGCCGGCCCGAGGAAGTGGCCGACCTGGTCAGTTTCCTCGCATCAGAAAAGTCAGCCTACATCAGCGGACAGGTGATTTCCATCAATGGCGGGATGATTTAG
- a CDS encoding glycosyltransferase family 2 protein, whose amino-acid sequence MNASPPGVSRTHLVLIPSYNPGPKVYETVRSARAQWTPVWVVVDGSTDGSAEGLQAMAANDEGLRVLVLPRNVGKGAAVLHGLDLAAAEGFTHALTMDSDGQHPAYLIPDFMAASSARPTAMVLGVPVFAADAPRLRVNGRKVSNWWANLETLWAGIGDSLFGFRVYPIAPLRRVMLGQRWMRRFDFDPEAVVRMCWLGVKPLNLPAVVRYFRADEGGVSHFNYLRDNLLLTWMHSRLFVGFLLRLPQLLARRLARSEKRGAKSSRH is encoded by the coding sequence ATGAATGCTTCCCCTCCCGGCGTTTCACGGACCCATCTGGTGCTGATTCCCAGCTACAACCCCGGCCCCAAGGTCTATGAGACGGTGCGTTCGGCGCGCGCGCAATGGACGCCGGTCTGGGTGGTGGTGGACGGCAGCACCGACGGCAGCGCCGAAGGCCTGCAGGCGATGGCGGCGAACGATGAAGGCCTGCGCGTTCTGGTGCTGCCCCGCAACGTCGGCAAGGGTGCTGCCGTGCTGCACGGGCTGGACCTGGCTGCGGCAGAGGGCTTCACGCATGCGCTGACCATGGATTCAGATGGCCAGCACCCGGCCTACCTGATTCCCGACTTCATGGCGGCGTCAAGCGCCCGGCCCACCGCCATGGTGCTGGGTGTGCCGGTGTTCGCCGCCGATGCGCCACGCCTTCGGGTCAACGGGCGCAAGGTGTCGAACTGGTGGGCCAATCTGGAAACGCTCTGGGCCGGCATTGGCGATTCGCTGTTCGGATTTCGCGTCTATCCGATTGCGCCGCTGCGGCGCGTCATGCTGGGACAGCGCTGGATGCGCCGCTTCGATTTCGACCCGGAAGCCGTCGTGCGCATGTGCTGGCTGGGCGTCAAACCCCTGAATCTGCCTGCGGTGGTGCGCTACTTCCGTGCCGATGAAGGCGGCGTTTCGCATTTCAACTACCTGCGCGACAACCTCCTGCTCACCTGGATGCACAGTCGCCTGTTCGTGGGTTTTTTGCTGCGTTTGCCGCAGCTGCTGGCGCGGCGCCTTGCGCGCAGTGAAAAGCGTGGGGCTAAATCATCCCGCCATTGA